A single Micromonospora sp. CCTCC AA 2012012 DNA region contains:
- a CDS encoding bifunctional polysaccharide deacetylase/glycosyltransferase family 2 protein: MAVWRGGRRLDGTDEIVPPSPPPASAQQRRQRRRNRRRWVLAAVATFILLNLLAVGAYANSRFTPDHRRGGPVGTGAVPAVVRDGGTVVDPRGGKLDARRMPARTIALTFDDGPDPTWTPRVLDVLSRHHAPATFFVVGSQVSRHTELAKRMTREGHELGIHTFTHPQLADLPSWRRKLEYSQTRAAIEYTTGVDTALARLPYSSGVDSLDDASWPVVRESGRWGYVSVFNDTDSQDWARPGVDAIVRNATPKGDRGAVVLMHDSGGDRSQTIAALDRFIPEMQARGYRFTTVSQGLGGADAATAARPGVADQVRGGLLVWGVRLADGTVYALWLLLIVVGLLTLARTLLLFGYAVAHARRRRAPTWSWGGEVNEPVTIIVPAFNERTTIAAAVRSLATGTHPGIEVLVVDDESDDGTADVVERLGLPNVRIARVPGGGKAAALNAGVALARNDLLVMVDADTVVDPDAVHRLVQPFADPRVGAVAGNVKVGNRRRLLGRWQHIEYVIGFSLDRRLYDTLHCMPTIPGALGAFRREAVLAAGGLSRATLAEDTDLTIGIHRAGWRVVYEESAVAVTEAPSTLPELWRQRYRWSYGTMQALWRHRRALVERGPSGRFGRRGLPFIALFSVLLPLLAPVVDIFAVYGLFFLDRYETVLAWLAVLVVQIVTAILAFRLDREPLRPLWALPLQQFLYRQVMYLVLVHSVITALSGGRLKWQKLRRTGEVAQAQPQPV; the protein is encoded by the coding sequence ATGGCCGTCTGGCGTGGCGGTCGACGGCTGGACGGCACCGACGAGATTGTGCCGCCGTCCCCACCGCCCGCCTCGGCCCAGCAGCGGCGGCAGCGCCGACGTAACCGCCGTCGGTGGGTGCTGGCGGCGGTGGCCACGTTCATCCTGCTGAACCTGCTCGCCGTCGGGGCGTACGCGAACTCGCGCTTCACCCCCGACCACCGGCGCGGCGGTCCGGTCGGCACCGGCGCGGTGCCGGCCGTGGTCCGGGACGGCGGGACGGTGGTCGACCCGCGCGGCGGCAAGCTGGACGCCCGGCGGATGCCGGCGCGGACCATCGCCCTGACCTTCGACGACGGTCCCGATCCGACGTGGACGCCGAGGGTGCTCGACGTGCTGAGCCGGCACCACGCGCCGGCCACCTTCTTCGTGGTGGGCTCCCAGGTCAGCCGGCATACCGAGCTGGCGAAGCGGATGACCCGCGAGGGCCACGAGCTGGGCATCCACACCTTCACCCACCCGCAGCTGGCGGACCTGCCGTCCTGGCGGCGCAAGCTGGAATACTCGCAGACCCGGGCCGCCATCGAGTACACCACCGGGGTCGACACCGCGCTGGCCCGCCTGCCGTACTCCAGCGGGGTGGACTCGCTGGACGACGCGAGCTGGCCGGTGGTCCGGGAGTCCGGCCGGTGGGGCTACGTGTCGGTCTTCAACGACACCGACAGCCAGGACTGGGCCCGCCCGGGCGTGGACGCGATCGTCCGCAACGCCACCCCGAAGGGGGACCGGGGCGCGGTCGTCCTGATGCACGACAGCGGCGGCGACCGGTCGCAGACCATCGCCGCGCTGGACCGGTTCATCCCGGAGATGCAGGCCCGCGGCTACCGCTTCACCACCGTCTCGCAGGGGCTCGGCGGGGCGGACGCCGCCACCGCCGCCCGTCCCGGCGTCGCCGACCAGGTCCGCGGCGGGCTGCTCGTCTGGGGCGTCCGGCTCGCCGACGGCACCGTGTACGCGCTGTGGCTGCTGCTCATCGTCGTCGGCCTGCTCACCCTGGCCCGCACCCTGCTGCTCTTCGGGTACGCGGTGGCGCACGCCCGTCGTCGTCGCGCCCCGACCTGGTCCTGGGGCGGCGAGGTGAACGAACCCGTGACGATCATCGTGCCGGCCTTCAACGAGCGGACCACCATCGCCGCCGCCGTGCGCTCGCTGGCCACCGGCACCCATCCCGGCATCGAGGTGCTGGTGGTGGACGACGAGTCCGACGACGGCACCGCCGACGTGGTGGAACGCCTCGGGCTGCCCAACGTACGGATCGCCCGGGTCCCCGGTGGCGGCAAGGCCGCCGCGCTCAACGCCGGGGTGGCGCTGGCCCGCAACGACCTGCTGGTCATGGTCGACGCCGACACCGTCGTCGACCCCGACGCGGTGCACCGCCTGGTGCAGCCCTTCGCGGACCCCCGGGTCGGCGCGGTCGCCGGCAACGTCAAGGTGGGCAACCGGCGGCGGCTGCTCGGCCGCTGGCAGCACATCGAGTACGTCATCGGGTTCAGTCTCGACCGGCGCCTCTACGACACGCTGCACTGCATGCCCACCATCCCCGGCGCCCTGGGCGCGTTCCGCCGCGAGGCGGTGCTGGCCGCCGGCGGACTCAGCCGCGCCACCCTCGCCGAGGACACCGACCTGACCATCGGCATCCACCGGGCCGGCTGGCGGGTCGTCTACGAGGAGTCCGCGGTCGCCGTCACCGAGGCGCCGAGCACGCTGCCGGAGCTGTGGCGGCAGCGCTACCGGTGGAGCTACGGCACCATGCAGGCGCTGTGGCGGCACCGCCGGGCGCTGGTCGAGCGGGGCCCGTCCGGCCGGTTCGGGCGGCGCGGGCTGCCGTTCATCGCGCTCTTCTCGGTGCTGCTGCCGCTGCTCGCCCCGGTCGTCGACATCTTCGCCGTCTACGGGCTGTTCTTCCTCGACCGCTACGAGACGGTGCTGGCCTGGCTGGCCGTCCTGGTGGTGCAGATCGTGACCGCGATCCTGGCGTTCCGCCTGGACCGGGAACCGCTGCGCCCGCTCTGGGCCCTCCCGCTCCAGCAGTTCCTCTACCGGCAGGTGATGTACCTGGTGCTGGTGCACTCGGTGATCACCGCGCTGAGCGGTGGCCGCCTCAAGTGGCAGAAGCTCCGCCGCACCGGTGAGGTCGCGCAGGCCCAGCCACAACCTGTGTGA
- a CDS encoding AI-2E family transporter, with protein sequence MSSPDTGVVARRTLVVIGLVLATFLLLFLAYETRQVLTWIVISVFFAVALHPAVTWTQRRVTWCKRWLATLLVFLLVFGLLAGLVTLFVLPLVREGGQVVTDFPKIVEDARAGRGPVGHLIERFHLLEYAQNNSTRIRAYASGLGAQSLVVLRAAATTVAGVLTIFVLSYLMVLEAPKILDGVLALFDDRRAEHIRRVGHDCAKTVTGYLTGNLLISLICGVLTYAVLAILGVPYASLIALFVGIADLIPLVGATLGAVVATLAAFTESTTAGIVVIVFFLVYQQLENHLLQPVIFARTVRLNPLTVLIAILVAVELAGILGALLAIPVAGIIQILVRDIWDTRRGELKREPTVGEERTPVDDAAGPARVAG encoded by the coding sequence ATGAGTAGTCCCGACACCGGCGTGGTGGCGCGCCGCACCCTCGTGGTCATCGGTCTCGTCCTCGCCACCTTCCTGCTCCTGTTCCTGGCGTACGAGACCCGGCAGGTGCTGACCTGGATCGTCATCTCGGTCTTCTTCGCCGTCGCCCTCCACCCGGCGGTGACCTGGACCCAGCGCCGGGTCACCTGGTGCAAACGGTGGCTGGCCACCCTGCTGGTGTTCCTGCTGGTCTTCGGCCTGCTGGCCGGGCTGGTCACCCTCTTCGTGCTGCCGCTGGTCCGCGAGGGCGGCCAGGTCGTCACCGACTTCCCGAAGATCGTCGAGGACGCCCGCGCCGGGCGTGGCCCGGTCGGCCACCTCATCGAACGCTTCCACCTGCTGGAGTACGCGCAGAACAACTCCACCCGGATCCGGGCCTACGCGTCGGGCCTCGGCGCGCAGAGCCTGGTGGTGCTCCGGGCCGCCGCGACCACCGTGGCCGGGGTGCTGACCATCTTCGTGCTGTCGTACCTGATGGTGCTGGAGGCGCCGAAGATCCTCGACGGCGTGCTGGCCCTCTTCGACGACCGGCGCGCCGAGCACATCCGTCGGGTCGGGCACGACTGCGCCAAGACGGTCACCGGCTACCTCACCGGCAACCTGCTGATCAGCCTGATCTGCGGCGTGCTCACCTACGCGGTGCTGGCGATCCTCGGCGTCCCGTACGCCAGCCTGATCGCCCTCTTCGTGGGCATCGCGGACCTGATCCCGCTGGTCGGCGCGACGCTGGGGGCGGTGGTGGCCACGTTGGCCGCCTTCACCGAGTCGACCACGGCCGGCATCGTGGTGATCGTCTTCTTCCTGGTCTACCAGCAGTTGGAGAACCACCTCCTCCAGCCGGTGATCTTCGCCCGTACGGTCCGGCTGAATCCGCTGACCGTTTTGATCGCGATCCTGGTCGCCGTCGAGCTGGCCGGCATCCTGGGCGCCCTGCTGGCCATCCCGGTCGCCGGCATCATCCAGATCCTCGTCCGCGACATCTGGGACACCCGGCGTGGCGAGCTCAAGCGGGAGCCGACCGTCGGTGAGGAGCGCACTCCGGTCGACGACGCAGCTGGTCCGGCCCGGGTGGCGGGCTGA
- a CDS encoding helix-turn-helix domain-containing protein, which yields MATARPARHTVSVLAYPGMSVFETGIVTEVFGLPRPEFDRAWYDVTLCAEQPGPVPVIGGASLHTPHGLDAFARASTVIVPGVSDVTAGLSPDVAAALQLAHQRGARVMSICSGAFALAAAGLLDGRRATTHWRYADLLRRRFPAVEVDPDVLYIDLGDVLTSAGSAAGLDLCLHVIRQDHGATIANAVARRLVTQPHRDGGQAQFIEAPMNTIADDDAVARSLDWALARLDQPITVETLADCARMSPRTYLRHFARATGTSPIRWLINQRVQASLALLETMDASIEQIGRAVGFDSPITYRHHFSRAMRTSPAAYRRAFRTDGTSASRTGAPASGSTARRVGRVS from the coding sequence ATGGCGACCGCACGCCCCGCTCGGCACACGGTGTCCGTGCTGGCCTATCCCGGCATGTCGGTCTTCGAAACCGGCATCGTGACCGAGGTGTTCGGGCTGCCCCGCCCCGAGTTCGACCGCGCCTGGTACGACGTCACCCTCTGCGCCGAGCAGCCCGGCCCGGTACCCGTGATCGGCGGGGCCAGCCTGCACACACCGCACGGCCTGGACGCCTTCGCCCGAGCCTCCACGGTGATCGTGCCCGGAGTGTCGGACGTCACCGCCGGCCTCTCACCCGACGTCGCCGCCGCGCTCCAGCTGGCGCACCAGCGCGGTGCCCGCGTCATGTCGATCTGTTCAGGAGCGTTCGCCCTGGCGGCTGCGGGACTGCTGGACGGTCGCCGTGCCACCACCCATTGGCGCTACGCCGACCTGCTGCGCCGCCGTTTCCCTGCTGTCGAAGTCGACCCCGACGTCCTGTACATCGACCTCGGGGACGTCCTCACCAGCGCAGGCAGCGCGGCCGGACTCGACCTGTGTCTGCACGTCATCCGGCAGGATCACGGCGCGACGATCGCCAACGCCGTCGCCCGTCGGCTGGTGACCCAACCGCATCGCGACGGCGGCCAGGCCCAGTTCATCGAGGCGCCAATGAACACCATCGCCGACGATGACGCGGTGGCACGCAGTTTGGACTGGGCGTTGGCACGCCTCGATCAACCCATCACCGTCGAGACTCTCGCCGACTGCGCCCGGATGTCTCCGCGCACCTACCTGCGGCACTTCGCCCGCGCCACCGGCACCAGCCCGATCCGCTGGCTGATCAACCAACGGGTGCAGGCCAGCCTCGCCCTGCTGGAGACCATGGATGCGTCGATCGAACAGATCGGCAGAGCGGTGGGCTTCGACTCCCCGATCACCTACCGTCACCACTTCAGCCGGGCCATGCGTACGTCCCCAGCGGCATACCGTCGAGCATTCCGTACCGACGGGACCTCCGCGTCTCGAACAGGCGCGCCGGCGAGTGGATCGACGGCCAGGCGTGTCGGTCGGGTGAGCTGA
- a CDS encoding glycoside hydrolase family 6 protein, with protein sequence MATLTSLRRRSAAIGTAAVAVATAAGVSLAVGSASAGTVSGSLYRDPSSAVVRWVAANPGDPRTTVIRDKIASQPQARWFANFNPSTVQSEVSGYIGAANAAQQIPVLSVYEITNRDCGGASAGGAPDLNQYQTWVSNFARGLGNQTVMIILETDALALQTCLSSGEISARDQAIATATRTIKSANPNAKVYLDGGHSTWNSANETANRLRAAGVQYADGFFTDVSNFNATSGEANFGRAVISALNGMGIPGKRQVIDTSRNGGASGDWCADDNTDRRIGLYPTTNTGDSNIDAYLWVKPPGEADGCRYTAGSFQPDLAYSLANGAPNPPTTPPTTTAPPTTAPPTTTPPTTTPPTTAPPTTTPPPAGNGCSASVAVNQWNGGFTASVNVTAGSADINAWTVTLTLPGGAAITGTWSAQASGASGTVRFTNVSYNGHVGAGQTTNFGFQGTGTGPGATATCVAG encoded by the coding sequence GTGGCTACCCTCACCTCGCTGCGCCGCCGATCGGCGGCCATCGGTACGGCCGCCGTCGCGGTCGCCACCGCCGCCGGCGTCAGCCTCGCCGTCGGCAGCGCGTCCGCCGGTACGGTCTCCGGCTCGCTCTACCGCGACCCGAGTTCGGCCGTCGTCCGCTGGGTGGCCGCCAATCCCGGCGACCCGCGTACCACCGTCATCCGGGACAAGATCGCGAGTCAGCCGCAGGCCCGCTGGTTCGCCAACTTCAACCCGTCCACCGTGCAGTCCGAGGTCTCCGGGTACATCGGCGCCGCCAACGCGGCGCAGCAGATCCCGGTCCTGTCGGTGTACGAGATCACCAACCGGGACTGCGGCGGGGCCAGCGCCGGTGGGGCTCCGGACCTCAACCAGTACCAGACGTGGGTGTCCAACTTCGCCAGGGGACTGGGCAACCAGACCGTGATGATCATTCTGGAGACCGACGCGCTCGCCCTGCAGACCTGTCTGAGCAGCGGTGAGATCAGCGCACGCGACCAGGCGATCGCGACGGCCACCCGGACCATCAAGTCGGCCAACCCCAACGCCAAGGTCTATCTCGACGGCGGCCACTCCACCTGGAACAGCGCCAACGAGACGGCCAACCGGCTCCGGGCGGCCGGGGTGCAGTACGCCGACGGCTTCTTCACCGACGTGTCCAACTTCAACGCCACCTCCGGCGAGGCGAACTTCGGCCGGGCGGTCATCTCCGCCCTCAACGGCATGGGCATCCCGGGCAAGCGCCAGGTCATCGACACCAGCCGCAACGGGGGCGCCAGCGGGGACTGGTGCGCCGACGACAACACCGACCGGCGCATCGGGCTGTACCCGACGACGAACACCGGCGACAGCAACATCGACGCGTACCTCTGGGTGAAGCCGCCGGGGGAGGCGGACGGCTGCCGCTACACCGCCGGTTCGTTCCAGCCGGACCTGGCCTACAGCCTGGCCAACGGCGCGCCCAACCCGCCCACCACGCCGCCGACGACCACCGCCCCGCCCACCACCGCTCCCCCGACCACGACCCCGCCGACCACCACGCCGCCGACCACGGCTCCCCCCACCACCACGCCGCCGCCGGCGGGTAACGGCTGCTCCGCGTCGGTGGCGGTCAACCAGTGGAACGGCGGCTTCACCGCGAGCGTCAACGTCACCGCCGGCTCCGCGGACATCAACGCCTGGACCGTGACCCTCACGCTGCCCGGCGGTGCCGCGATCACCGGCACCTGGAGCGCACAGGCCAGCGGCGCCAGCGGGACCGTACGGTTCACCAACGTCAGCTACAACGGACACGTCGGCGCGGGGCAGACGACGAACTTCGGCTTCCAGGGCACCGGCACCGGCCCTGGCGCGACCGCCACCTGCGTGGCCGGCTGA
- a CDS encoding PRC and DUF2382 domain-containing protein — protein MIGQEHATTVIGRDVYDNDGDKIGTVGQVWADGVGQPAWASVRTGLFGMNESLVPLETAELDGDRLTVPFDKARVKDAPNVDVSHDEPLSSEEVAQLYRHYGLSWDESYRGDRSGGTAGSYADSSYESSAGHDTSGPNTDDAMTRSEERLNVGTEREQAGKARLRKYVVTEQQQVTVPVQREEVRLEREPITDANVGRAMDGPAISEEEHEVTLHAERPVVEKEAVPVERVRLGKETVTDTETVGGEVRKERIEADLPDEGRREVR, from the coding sequence ATGATTGGCCAGGAGCACGCAACCACCGTCATCGGACGCGACGTGTACGACAACGACGGCGACAAGATCGGCACCGTGGGCCAGGTCTGGGCCGACGGCGTCGGCCAGCCGGCGTGGGCGAGTGTCCGCACCGGACTGTTCGGGATGAACGAGTCCCTGGTGCCGCTGGAGACCGCCGAGCTTGACGGCGACCGGCTGACCGTGCCGTTCGACAAGGCCCGGGTGAAGGACGCCCCGAACGTCGACGTCTCCCACGACGAGCCGCTGAGCAGCGAGGAAGTTGCCCAGCTCTACCGGCACTACGGCCTGAGCTGGGACGAGTCGTACCGGGGTGACCGGTCCGGGGGGACCGCCGGCTCCTACGCCGACTCCTCCTACGAGTCGAGCGCCGGGCACGACACCTCCGGCCCGAACACCGACGACGCGATGACCCGTTCCGAGGAGCGGCTGAACGTCGGCACCGAGCGCGAGCAGGCCGGCAAGGCCCGGCTGCGCAAGTACGTGGTGACCGAGCAGCAGCAGGTCACCGTGCCGGTCCAGCGCGAAGAGGTACGCCTGGAGCGCGAGCCGATCACCGACGCCAACGTCGGCAGGGCGATGGACGGCCCGGCGATCAGCGAGGAGGAGCACGAGGTCACGCTGCACGCCGAGCGGCCCGTGGTCGAGAAGGAGGCCGTCCCGGTCGAGCGGGTGCGGCTGGGCAAGGAGACCGTCACCGACACCGAGACCGTCGGCGGTGAGGTCCGCAAGGAGCGCATCGAGGCCGACCTGCCGGACGAGGGCCGCCGCGAGGTGCGCTGA
- a CDS encoding MFS transporter, producing MTTGQITDRPAEPDSRRGWRDFRLLWGGQSISLMGDQVFLLALPLAAVEELHASTFQVAGLGAVAKLPFLLIGLPAGVWVARLGMRRAMLSADLTRALAVLSLPVAVSLGVLTLPHLLLVAMVTGVAMVFFQVAYQSYTPTLISDDQQLHAANTRLSFSESTALLIGPGLAGAIISLLGAARALLADAVSYLLSVVTLVAIRHREPAPTIRATQPSLWHEVREGLRFVTNHSLLRPIMMCGALYNLGVAMYDSLLAVFAVRQLGMDPWLLGVALALGGVGFPIGSMGARWLANRFGIGPSLLIAGVPSVLGLAIGAAAHGRLSVALLAAGTLVNGIGQGTFAVNALTIRHLVTPPELATRATAVHRFVTWGALPIGSVIAGGVGTVFGLRAAMLTAAGAAALCMIPLLDRSLLQARRLARVSSPIPTMNQPI from the coding sequence ATGACCACCGGCCAGATCACCGACCGGCCCGCCGAGCCGGACAGTCGACGAGGCTGGCGGGACTTCCGCCTGCTGTGGGGCGGGCAGAGCATCAGCCTGATGGGCGACCAGGTCTTCCTCCTCGCCCTGCCTCTCGCCGCGGTTGAGGAACTGCACGCCAGCACCTTCCAGGTCGCCGGGCTCGGCGCGGTTGCGAAACTGCCGTTCCTGCTGATCGGTCTGCCCGCCGGGGTCTGGGTGGCGCGACTGGGTATGCGTCGCGCCATGCTCAGCGCAGACCTGACGCGCGCGCTGGCAGTCCTCTCCCTACCGGTCGCCGTTTCGCTCGGCGTGCTGACCCTGCCGCACCTGCTGCTCGTCGCCATGGTCACCGGCGTCGCCATGGTCTTCTTCCAGGTGGCGTACCAGTCCTACACGCCGACGTTGATCTCCGACGACCAACAACTGCACGCCGCCAACACCCGACTGTCCTTCTCCGAGTCCACCGCGCTCCTGATCGGTCCGGGACTGGCTGGCGCCATCATCAGCCTCCTCGGCGCGGCACGGGCTCTGCTCGCCGACGCCGTCAGCTACCTGCTCAGCGTGGTGACCCTCGTCGCGATCCGACATCGGGAACCGGCACCAACCATTCGGGCGACCCAGCCCTCGTTGTGGCACGAGGTTCGCGAAGGGTTGCGGTTTGTCACTAACCACTCCCTTCTCCGACCGATCATGATGTGTGGCGCGCTCTACAACCTCGGCGTCGCGATGTATGACTCGCTGCTCGCGGTGTTCGCGGTCCGGCAGCTGGGCATGGACCCCTGGCTGCTCGGCGTCGCCCTCGCACTCGGCGGCGTGGGCTTTCCGATAGGGAGCATGGGCGCCCGATGGCTCGCCAACCGATTCGGCATCGGGCCGTCTCTGCTCATCGCCGGAGTGCCCTCGGTCCTGGGCCTGGCCATCGGCGCAGCCGCCCACGGTCGCCTGTCCGTCGCGCTACTTGCCGCCGGAACCCTGGTCAACGGCATCGGCCAAGGCACCTTCGCCGTCAACGCCCTCACCATCCGCCACCTCGTCACCCCGCCGGAACTGGCCACCCGGGCCACCGCGGTTCACCGCTTCGTGACCTGGGGAGCGCTGCCTATCGGGTCGGTCATCGCCGGCGGCGTCGGCACCGTGTTCGGTCTCCGCGCCGCGATGCTCACCGCCGCAGGCGCAGCCGCGCTCTGCATGATTCCTCTGCTCGACCGCTCTCTGCTCCAAGCCCGGCGATTGGCCCGGGTATCGTCGCCGATCCCTACCATGAATCAGCCGATATGA
- a CDS encoding ATP-binding protein produces the protein MSQEFTAATVTALRHALHACVTAVGLTGDVGYDFVLAVHELVTNAVRHGGGQGRLDLRRQDDVLICEITDEGAAGGSLPVRLPAVDIAGGRGLWLAHQLTEGLILTRRLSGVTATVTVCLEPVDNGDASAPPASRHDEHHRGAEDAQD, from the coding sequence ATGTCACAGGAGTTCACCGCCGCCACGGTCACCGCCCTCCGCCACGCCCTCCACGCATGCGTCACGGCGGTGGGACTGACGGGGGACGTGGGCTACGACTTCGTCCTCGCCGTGCACGAACTCGTCACCAACGCGGTACGCCACGGCGGCGGCCAGGGACGTCTCGACCTGCGCCGCCAGGACGACGTCCTGATCTGTGAGATCACCGACGAGGGTGCGGCCGGCGGCAGCCTGCCGGTGCGACTGCCTGCGGTCGACATCGCCGGCGGGCGCGGACTCTGGCTGGCCCACCAGCTGACCGAAGGGCTCATCCTCACCCGACGCCTCAGTGGAGTCACCGCCACCGTCACCGTGTGCCTGGAGCCGGTCGACAATGGCGACGCTTCCGCACCCCCCGCGTCCCGCCACGACGAGCACCACCGCGGCGCGGAGGACGCCCAGGACTGA
- a CDS encoding nucleotidyl transferase AbiEii/AbiGii toxin family protein gives MDPFHERLARTGLAAADRYGFALAGGYAVQAAGLLERPSEDVDLFTAWDRRDEFTAAVTAVVHAYRDDGLTVETERQYDTFARLAVTDGARVAKVELGVDWRANDPILMAIGPVLHPDDAVANKMSALYGRAFARDFIDIDATLRSSRYTRHTLLALAQRADRGFDPRIFADALGQAAQLDSDDFAQYGVTGPALDNLRSRFAEWRHELLDDQKG, from the coding sequence ATGGACCCCTTCCACGAACGCCTCGCCCGCACCGGGCTGGCGGCGGCCGACCGATACGGCTTCGCTCTGGCCGGCGGTTACGCGGTCCAGGCCGCCGGGCTTCTGGAGCGGCCGAGCGAGGACGTCGACCTGTTCACCGCCTGGGACCGCCGCGACGAATTCACCGCCGCAGTCACCGCCGTCGTGCACGCCTACCGAGACGACGGCCTCACCGTCGAGACCGAGCGGCAGTACGACACCTTCGCCCGGCTCGCAGTCACCGACGGCGCGCGGGTTGCCAAGGTCGAACTCGGCGTGGACTGGCGCGCCAACGACCCAATCCTCATGGCGATCGGACCGGTACTCCACCCCGACGACGCGGTCGCGAACAAGATGAGCGCCCTCTACGGACGGGCGTTCGCCCGGGACTTCATCGACATCGACGCCACCCTCCGATCCAGCCGCTACACCCGCCACACCCTTCTCGCCCTCGCGCAGCGCGCCGACCGCGGCTTCGACCCGCGCATCTTCGCCGACGCCCTCGGACAAGCCGCCCAACTCGACTCCGACGATTTCGCCCAATACGGCGTCACCGGCCCAGCGCTGGACAATCTCCGCAGCCGATTCGCGGAGTGGCGCCACGAACTACTCGACGACCAGAAAGGGTGA
- a CDS encoding GNAT family N-acetyltransferase — MIIRPAVLGDLVEVARLCAAHAAYEQAPPVPGNLTELLAEAIAAPHPRLWCLVATQQDTVIAYLTMTLEFSTWCGREYAHLDCLYVDEDHRGLGVGRSLMGAAVTQARDLGVSEIQWQTPAWNADAIRLYDRLGATSSAKRRYLLQTDPPLTA, encoded by the coding sequence ATGATCATCCGACCGGCGGTCCTTGGCGATCTCGTCGAAGTGGCCCGACTGTGCGCCGCGCACGCCGCCTACGAACAGGCGCCTCCCGTGCCGGGCAACCTGACTGAACTGTTGGCCGAGGCGATCGCCGCACCTCACCCACGGCTCTGGTGCCTGGTCGCGACGCAACAGGACACCGTGATCGCATACCTCACGATGACCCTGGAATTCTCCACCTGGTGCGGACGGGAGTACGCCCACCTGGACTGCCTCTATGTCGACGAGGACCATCGAGGCCTCGGCGTGGGCCGGTCGCTGATGGGCGCCGCCGTCACACAGGCGCGTGACCTTGGGGTCAGCGAGATCCAGTGGCAGACACCAGCATGGAATGCAGACGCGATTCGCTTGTACGACAGGCTGGGCGCCACCTCATCAGCTAAGCGTCGCTATCTGCTGCAGACGGACCCACCGCTGACAGCCTGA
- a CDS encoding rhodanese-like domain-containing protein, producing the protein MSRSFSVPPASPAAAAAHFAARLSFETDVSDVHADLTAGVDVLAVDSRNEAAWQQGHLPGATHLPTAEIAARAEELIPPGTPVVTYCWGPGCNGATRAALEFARLGYPVKEMIGGYEYWVREGLPVQTAGAGLIRRPADDLTAPATNLSCGC; encoded by the coding sequence ATGTCAAGGTCCTTCTCCGTCCCGCCGGCGTCGCCGGCAGCGGCCGCTGCCCACTTTGCCGCACGACTGTCCTTCGAGACCGACGTCAGCGACGTCCACGCCGACCTGACGGCCGGCGTGGACGTGCTGGCGGTCGATTCCCGCAACGAAGCGGCCTGGCAGCAGGGGCACCTTCCGGGTGCCACCCATCTACCGACAGCCGAGATCGCGGCGCGGGCGGAGGAACTCATCCCGCCCGGCACCCCGGTGGTGACCTACTGCTGGGGACCCGGCTGCAACGGTGCCACCCGGGCGGCATTGGAGTTCGCCCGGCTCGGCTACCCGGTCAAGGAGATGATCGGCGGCTACGAGTACTGGGTCCGTGAGGGCCTCCCGGTGCAGACCGCCGGAGCCGGGCTCATCCGACGTCCGGCCGACGACCTGACCGCCCCCGCGACCAACCTCTCGTGCGGCTGCTGA